DNA from Nerophis lumbriciformis linkage group LG39, RoL_Nlum_v2.1, whole genome shotgun sequence:
ttttacccaaaaatgcgttacttgtTAAAAAACAACccgaaaatggttcataattttgaaaacccagaaattgacttAGAATAATACCCTTATGGCCCAAAAAAATGGATTACTATTCACAAAAATAACTCCagaatttaacccaacactaacaactcataaattgggttatcaaaataacccagcatttttttttagtgtATATTGGAGGTCATTGTTTCCTTGAACTTTGTTTCAAACGATGCACAATGCCAATGTTAAAATGTGCAACATGGATTTATTTTGCATATAAACGGATATTTTTATGCATTCATGTGATATTTCATTTGCTGTATTCATGAAGGACAATGACCCAGAAATGATTATTCGTATTATTATGTCGGAAGCTCATTTTTGATGAAAGTGAAACCTAAAAATTATCCTATTGGATTAATGACTTCAAATTATTAATACAATCTTGGAAAATGGTTAAAATCACTATCACAATTAGTGATTTTActgttcaaaaaataaaaaaaggattattccctatatgtctatatatatatttttttaattattatgtatatgtttacattattttatttctgattattattattaataatatatatattttttctttatttaattgatttatttggaaatattattattttgttttcctgctgtttctttcttttttggggggcgggggtggcatcgttgggatataaacaaaaaatattttgacatttagtgcAGACgatgatgtatgtaaatatgatgtaattgataggaatgtctgatgctgaatgtcaataaaaaaatgtaataattaaaaaaaaaggttaaaaatagaAAAGCCCTGAAAATGTTCTTTATTGGGATCATTTAAGATGTTTTGGATAagcctgattttttttatttaattgtattttcgtgttttaaaaaaaacatttttgtgtttttaactgtactttaacatgtttttgtttttataattatATTGATGGAGATGATGATGAacaacatttacagagttgttcaATTCAAAACAATAGCACCATTGTCtattataaaacaataaaagtgggGGGAAAAACtaactaaaatgtgcaaaaagcaATGGATAATTGGAAGAGTTAGGAGAAAAAAACCAGTTTTACCTGCAGCTTTGAGATGAGCACCGAGGCTGTACGGGTACCACCAGGGGGCCGCGGACAGGCCGAGCCGCGGCGGGGGCAGGAGCTCCAAGCCCGGCAGAGACAAGTCGGCGAGCCGGGAGAAGAAGCTTCCCTCCAGAAGCCCCTTGGACGGGCCGCCCTGCAGGGAGCTCTTGGGCCTGCAGCCTGGGCTCTTGTGGTCCTCCATGCTGAGCAGGTTCTTGATGGAGAACTTGATGGCGTCCTTCGGGGACTGGCGGCTCTCTTGTGCACCTGCCATCAGCGCTTAGTTCCAACACCTGCAGGATCACCATACATACAACCGGAGACAAGCAACATGCAGCAAcatcaaaaatacatttaaaaagaaaaaaaagttccaGAAGTATCCTGTGATGAGAGGGAGGTGAACTTGCTTGAGCTTCCACAGACACAATGATGACATAAAAGATGACATCCTGGTTTAAAAAAAGCCTCTCTTGTCCTTGTGATTGGACAGAGAGATGATCACGTGGGATTGGATGAAACTGGGAAGAGGGGAGTTTTGTCATGGACACTTATCATCCAATTAGATTGAAAGAGGAGCACATTCATTCTGGTTTTTTCACTTCCACAATCACCTGCCAGTTCATTAAAGAATTAGTCTCAAAAGGGAACACAAAGCCAAATGTGCTGAAATATTTGACTTCTGCCTGCTGAAAAGACAATATGGATATTCCCTAGGTGTCCAAGTCAGGGCCCGCGGGCCAGAATGAATGatctatatttgattagtattagaaccggcccacaggccacagccacctgctgcctTTTTGCACGCACcagtactccatcagtgttggcgctaggaattttcaaaacggggtcccagggaccctatcaagtcataaaaatggggtcccgcagtacatttttgggggcccacttttttttgtaaacaaatgataaatgtatatcATTatcctaggaattttcaaaatggggtcctcaagtcataaaaatggggtcccacgttTTTGTAAacaaaatgataaatgtatgcattattctaGGAATTGTCAAAATGGGGTCCTAGGGACCCAGTCaaatcataaaaatggggtcccacagcaaATTTTTGGGGTCCAACTTTTTTGTAAACAAGTGATAAATGTATATCATTatcctaggaattttcaaaatggggtctccaagtcataaaaatggggccccacagtaaatttttgggaacccacttttttgtaaataaatgataaatgtaccGTATGCATTATCCTAGGAATTTTAAAAATGGGGtcgcagggaccccatcaagtcataaaaatggggtcccgcagtacatttttgggatcccacttttttgtaaataaatgataaatgtatgcattatcctaggaattttcaaaatgaggCCCCAGTGACcccgtcaagtcataaaaatggggtgccGCAGTCAATTttcggggtcccacttttttgttaataaatgataaatgtatgcattatcctaggAATTTTCAAATTGGGGTCggggggaccccatcaagtcataaaaatggggtcccacttttttgtacatAAATGTATGCATCATTCTAGGACTTTTCAAAattgggtcccagggaccccgtcaagtcataaaaatggggtcccacaggacatttttggggtcccacttttttgtaaataaatgataaatgtattcATTATTCTAGGAATTGTCAAAATGGGGTCAAAGGGACActgtcaagtcataaaaatggggtccggcAGtagatttttggggtcccacttttttgtaaacaaatgataaatgtatgcattatcctaggaattttcaaaatggggtcctaaGGACCctgtcaagtcataaaaatggggtcccgaagtacatttttggggtctcacttatttgtaaataaatgataaatgtatgtattatcaAAGGAATTGtccaaatggggtcccagggaccccatcaagtcataaaaatggggtcccgcagtacatttttgggggccCACTTTTTGtaagtaaatgataaatgtatgcattattctaGGAActgtcaaaatggggtcccagggaccccatcaagtcataaaaatggggtcccgcagtaaatttttggggtcccacttttttgtaaataaataataaatgtatgcattatcctaggAATTGTCAAAATGTTGTCCTAGGACcccgtcaagtcataaaaatggggtcccgaagtacatttttggggtctcacttatttgtaaataaatgataaatgtatgcattatcaaaGGAAttgtcaaaatggggtcccagggaccccatcaagtcataaaaatggggtcccgcagtgcatttttggggtcccacttttttgtaagcattttgaaaagcaatgataaatgtatgcattatcctgttatatctcacattctatattgtgatttggaaaaaggttgtcataaacgttacttaattcattaaaaaaaaatattacaaaagaaaacacatttttacagtaaatgtattcataaacattcattcactttcttctttccttcatggatctaaactttaccgctgacgggtattttttttctatatttttattgtaatcatTTCagcatgtgtttgttttatttttggccaaagtaagacaaagaaaacaatctgaagttgtctttattttttttagtttgaatgccatgattttaatagattttcctccatgtggcccctgagctaaaatgagtttgacaccccgaaATCTACATTGGCCGACTTGTGTGTAATTGAATCCAACAATATCATGAGAAAGGTTCGGTAATATAAACAATATCCAATCAGATACATATAACCCATCTCGTTTTACTTCGAAATCTTCATCTTTGTCCACAGATATGGTCCTAAAATGTACTCGAGTATATGAAATCAAAAGAATGCATAAGGGAACATATTTACGGTATAAAAAGTAACATCATTATTGGGAATTagcagttatttttcattttccatGCACACAGTCTACTCATATGCTAGTGCACAATTGTCCaaatcaaggcccgggggccacatctggcccgccacgtcactttatttggccctggaaagcctggaaataatatgagtcattaaagtactttatattttatTGCTAAATGTATTAGTTTTCTCCATTTTGACAgacaaaaatacatgtactcaatGCAACTGCATATTTTGTGTCAAAACattgaggtctttttttttttaggttgatGTAAATTATGTAAGAAAGTAATtagctgtgattaatcacgattaatccaaatttagaAGTATTATTAATCCGATTAAAAAACAATCATTTGACAGTGCTTGTTTTTACTAAAAGTACcctttgtttacttttaacaatTTGCTTATCTCAATATACTGAAATCTGATGCGTATATTCCTTTAAAAAAGTCAtatgtattgtattattattattattattgtttgacaatgctgttaataatgtattatccatacatccattttctaccgcttgttcctccgCAGCTTCTCCCAGTTGCACTTGTAGGATAAGCAATTTCTTTTAGCACGGAAAGGGtctgatacatttttaaaaaaaaagcaatttttaaCTTGATTTCTTGGaattcatatttaaatatttcCACTTGCGATAATGGAAGTTCTGCAGAAGCAATGAATATGCGAGTAAGAAAATCAGTCAATTTCTAGCAGGCGTAACACCCTCAATAAGAAAAATGTTTGGTGAAAATTAAACTTGAATATTAAGCAGCACAAATCAAAAGTTTTACTGGCTGCATTAAAGACAAGGAGGGTGGAAGGACTTGTTAGAAAATGCATGCAACATATGACGTCATAAATGCAGGACTAACACATTATAATTGTTAGGTTATTTAGTAATTACATTGTGTGTATATTTGACTAGTTACTCCATTTTTACATCAGACATTGTGTCCtattggtgtacctaatgaagtggccgttGTAGCGTCTACTCTCCTGCAAAATGTGTCAATTAGGCACAAGATGTTTCTATCTGAAGCAGGAGCGCCATTGGCTGCTCAAATGTAACTTGTAACTGGGGAAATGCTGCCATCTAGCGACGCAATTCGGGAACTGCTTGGAAAGTAATGATAATTGAACAAAGATGAACTTACCTTTAATGAAGTCGGGCACAGCAAAAGGCACTGAAACATTCAATATTAATCTCCATATTTATATGTAGTTAAACAAAACGTGAGTAACAATAATTCCATGTTTTTGTGCAGTATTATTGCGTCATTTCTAGTAAAACCATGTAGACTTATTAGATAACGCCCCGGCAAATGTGATGGTTAAGAAGAGAGGAGTGTAACATGGCAGAATGGTAGTAGTGCAACGTATCAGACAGTCTGGCTCCGTCATTTCAATTGTCAAACTCCTTGTCGATAAATTTCGCCATGGTGGACAGTTGGATGTTTGTCGTGCCCTCGTAGATGGTTCCTGCAGAGGACCACGACACAAAATAGTCACAACTACGACACAGAACATTGCTtagtttgtacaaaccccaaaaccagtgaagttggcacgttgtgtaaatggttaataaaaacagaatacaatgatttgcaaatccttttcaacttatattcaattgaatagactgcaaagacaagatatttaatgttccaactagaaaactttgttattttttgcaaatattagctcatttggaatttgatgcctgcgacatatttaaaaaaagctggcacaagtggcaaaaaagacgagcctgagctcatctaagatggactgatgcaaagcgtaaaagtgttctgtggtctgacgagtccacatttcaaattgtttttggaaactctggacgtcgtgtcctccggaaccatccggactgttataggcgcaaagttcaaaagccagcatctgtgatggtatgggggtgtattagtgcccaaggaatgggtaacttacacatctgtgaaggcaccattaatgctgaaaggtacatacagattctggagcaacatatgttgccatccaagcaacgttatcatggacgcccctgcttatttcagcaagacaatgccaagccacgtgttacaacagcgtggcttcatagtaaaagagtgcgggtactagactggcctgcctgtagtccagacctgtcttccattgaaaatgtgtgccgcattatgaagcctaaaataccacaacggagacccctggactgttgaacaacttaagcaagacctgggcattctgcggcccgcgggccacatccggccctttgtacgtccctgtccggcccgcgtgaggccaatcataaattacaaaataaatttaaaaaagtattttgtcgagtgtgcaatacaacggtgctgcttttgttttgaaaagcgttatttgtattacttccgtgtggacgtatgctcgtgtgcGATTGAGAGTGAATGtggacagcggcaatcacaaattacaaaataaatttaaaaaaaacatctatgtcgtgcgtgcaatacaactgtgctgctttttattttgaaaagtgttatttatgggcgtatgtccgtgtgtaacttgtgagtgaaggtgcacagtgacaagtgagacgctaaaaagagaaaagttgatgacgaatggcgtgttttcaacaagacatggactgccaagtatttctttacagacattaaaggtaaagccgtgtgcttaatttgtggtacacaggttgttgtgtttaaagaatatagggtaacgacctgctgaagttgatgttgtgttcttgagttgcgtaaatgaggagtgaggatagacgtgcgtgtagAAGGAacaagataagttgagctgtgttagtataggttgctcaattaaaagtttaaaaagagcgtcagacttggtgtgcacttcttctggacgctacaattggtgtcagaagtcaaACTTTGCACATACTGCGCTGCTtgtgtgaatcccggacgtgagCTTGTCgcaaagagagagagggagagagagagagagggaggaaggaaggagagaggcagcgtctacaggtgcagcgcacgctgcttggcatgggggaatttcgccctcaatgaagactcccaggtttgatggcaaggcgaactgggaggcatttcatcccacttgTGACctcaattgtagcgtccagaagaagtgcacaccaagtctgacgctctttttaaacttttattgagcaacctatactaacacagctcaacttatctcgtctatcctcactcctcatttacgcaacagcaacgcttcctccttcttcgccaatcaccttacaggcgtgctacgttcacaacaaagaggatgcagaaatcaaaatttttgcattgtaatatacataaggaagtgttgtgtaagaaagtgttaaaaataaaaccatcgaaAGCCAtatgcttttgtataaagataagttaggttaaatgaaaatattattattatttatcttacggtatatcaaaaataatttgagcaaaatttaattgaaatattgtcggtgtggccctccagcagtgctcgggttgctcatgcggccttggtaaaaattaattgcccacccctgacttaagctgtacatcaagcaagaatggggaagaattccacctgaaaagcttcagaaatgtgtctcctcagttcccaaacgtttactgagtgtagttaaaaggaaaggccatgtaacacagtggtaaaaatgcccctgtgcaaactttttagaaatatgttgctgccattaaattctaagttaatgattatttgcacacaaaaaaaataagcttctcacttcaaacattaaatatcttgtctttgcagtctattcaattgaatataggttgaaaaggatttgcaaatcattgtattctgtttttatttaccatttacacaatgtgccaacttcactgcttttgggttttgtacatttacaGCAGTGGTTAAATGTGGCAGCAatctaataatacaattaatgacACCGCATAGGGCACGAGTGTCTAAAGTGTGGTGCAATGGGACATCTTCGGCCGGCAGCGGATTTATTTTGGAATATTctcaaaaataaaatcaattaatgACAAATAATGAATTGTTAActgattgtattattatttaactttattatttattttcagaTGATTTGTTTTGGTCTTCAGCATATTTTAAAATTACAATTACGGGTAACTAGTCTTTTTTGAATTGGTCTTCAGCATATTCTAAAAACAGAATTAGTCATTAATAAACTACTTctggagaaataaaaaaaatgtccatacAAAAATACAACTATCATCAactaattttattttcatttttgagCCACAGCTGATTTGTTTCGGTATTAAGcatattttaaaagtaaaattacCTGTAACTAGTCTTTAATGGATTAACACTTGtatgactgaaataataataataaacatttaaaaaactatttgaataataaaataaagttcttatttttaaaataaaagacaTTGTTAACTAATTTTATTTTCTTCTTTGAGCCACAGCTGATTTGTTTTGGTCTTCAGCATATTTTAAGAGTAAAATTACCTGTAATTAGTCTTCACTGCATTAATATTTGTATGATTgaactaataataattaaaaaaataaactattaaaataacaatacaataaagtgttctttttttctttcttttaaataCAAGAAATTAATAACCGATGTATTTTCTTCTTTGAGCCACAGCTGATTTTTTTTGGTCTTCAGcatattttaaaagtaaaatgaGTCATTAATTAATCAATATTTGtgtgaataaaataaagtaaaataaaaataatattgaacTATTTCTATAAGCAtaacataaaatgttatttttctaaaaacacaataaattaTCAAccaattttattttcattattgaGCCCGGCTGAATGTATTCATTTTATTGTAGGTCATCAGTGtattttaaattgcaaaaaaaaaaagaaaagtatatTGATTGAAATCATAgttacaatgaaaataaatatatttttttatattttaagaaTCCAAttgattaaatatatttttttaagtttaacaTTTTTGGGCAACAGCTGATTTTTCCTTATGGGTCTTCATCACATTTTAAAAGTATAATTACTGAATGAATTTATATTTCAAGCAATACAGTacaacaagaataaaaaaaataaaaattatttgagTTTCAGCTGAATTGAACTTTTATTGGTcttcaacatatttcaaatatgacaaaaaacaattattaattaatatttcaaTGATTAGAATATAATTGTcctttttttaacaattaaaatGTTAATCATTGCTAATTTAATTATTCATTAATTATTCATTTGGTCAATTTTTTGATTGGTCTTCTGCACattctaaaagtaaaataaatgtcaTAAAATGCGTAATTTACATTTCAAAaataaagttttgttttcatgttttattactgATTAATCAATCATTATTTAATAAGGATTAAAGAATATGCTGAGTAACACACATTGGACACCTTTTCCCTATGTTTCTAGCATGCACTTACCAATTTTACAGTCTCTGTAGTATTTCTCAATGGGGTAGTCTTTGGTGAAGCCCACCCCTCCCATCCACTCGATGCACTTGGACGTGGTCAACGTTGCCACCTGAAAAAGACGAGTTTTAACAAAGAAAACGGAGTGTGTGACAATGGCTCAAACGAGTTCCAAAGAGCGAGAGGTGTGGTCTGACCTCGGCAGTGAAGTATTTGGCCATGCAGGCCTCCTTGATGAAAGGCCTCCCGGCTTCTTTCAGCCGAGCGGCGTTGTACGTCAGCAACCTGGCGGCTTCGATCTGCGTGGCCACGTGGGAGATTTGGTGCTGCATACCCTGTcatgcaaaacaacaacaacaaaagtcaCCCAACCACCAAAAAAAGACACGTTTGCAATGCGAGGAGGAAGACGCGTGGGAAGTTTACCTGGAAGTCAAAGATCCGCTTCCCGAACTGCATCCTCTGTCTGGTGTAAGGAATCGTGTGGTCAAAGCAGCCTTGTGCCACACCCAACATCTGTAATGCAGTTTGTCGCTTTATAATACCCACAATGTCTTTTTTTAAAGATGTTCTAAAAGTGAGATGTGTCACTAAAGTCTGTTTATCGACAACAAACATGAGAAAACTATCTTTCTCCCTTGTTTGAGAGAAGAGGCACGTAAACCCTCACTTTTGAAGTTTCATGAAGGAAAaatcctgtgatgaggtggcgacttgtccagggtgtaccccgccttccgcccgattgtagctgagataggctccagcgccccccgcgaccccgaagggaataagcggtagaaaatggatggatggatgaaggaaaaATCTAATTTCTCATGGGCAAGATAGCACCTCTGGCCCACCCTTAGctagaaacatttttttagcctttttaaagaacatATGTGCATCATTGCCAATCAAATTAATAACTATGTCATAAATATGATGATATCATATTGACCGccgacacatacagtatatagtggCAATCTGAAACCCTGATAacgttatcgcaggaggctgcaatatagaatagaatagaaagtactttattgatctctgggggaaattcagcaccacatttcgctcacaatagacaataaatacttactgtaggtatttttttacatgtaaataatataaatacagtatattatacagcattattcacatgtgaataatataaacactataatatatatatcgcgatatagattttaggctgtATCGCCTATCTCTAATTCcaatagaccacaggtgtcaaactcaaagccccgggggccagatctggcccgcgacatcattttatctggcccgcaaacacctggaaatgatgtgtgtcaataaagtacttaaactcttaaggcccaagctgtttgtttacatgctttttttatttctctttgctatttgggcttattggaccctaattagaatacaaactaagaatcatctttttatatgatgtactttagtccataagtacacaaacgtgtacttcatgtttagtgacatgctaattcttatttttacacttttttttccaaattccattgtatgttatactcttctgacaccaccagatggcagtataagagtccacataagcggccataagaccccaattcagtagtgtacacaatttttggaaataagagctaaaaggtgttgtccacgcatgtggctaaCTAAGCCTTTAGTTAATatgttctcactaaatgtaatggattttttcccaaaaatataggtactgcttgaaattgcatacattttaaactttaatattatccaatattgcaacaaatattacagtatattatcatactttccatacatgtttttgtctaaataaaactccttatctttacagcaaactacccatcaaattaataaaaaattacaataaatttgacgttgttctttacagcatattactgtaaattgaaaaagaacgactactgttttttgcgttaaaaccctgccagtttttgactgtaaaatctccgGTTGtcgtttttaacggtgtattactgaaaatgaacacatttgtttttacggttgaAAAAAtggcagctaaattgccagaataaaaaaagaacactctttttccattaaaaatataattttgtaaaaactaatataaatttaacacaaaaattgtgGCAACggggctgccagctttttccggaACCCCCCCccctaaaaacagtggtactgtttttccatttaccgtaaaatgttgtaaaaaaaaaaaaaaaaaaggcagctaaattgccaaaataaaaaaagaacttgtactgtttttccattaaaaatataatgttgtaaaaaccaatataaatttaacacaaaaattcaggCAACGGGGCCCAGCTTTTTCTGGAAACCTGCccctaaaaaacagtggtactgtttttccatttaccgtaaaatgttgtaaaaacaataaatataaataaacactatattttacagtaaaaatttgtaaatgtaaagtttatactgtaaaatcgacagtcttcttaaaaaaatgatacataattaataatgaaatccacagGCAAACTCATACATTATTTGCTGTTACAAGAGGCCctttgatggcagccataactgccatgtggccctcaatgaaaaccagtttgacatccctgcaatAGACCATTATGGCACATTTGAAActtatttaaaagtaaaaaaacaaacaagataaAATATGGTACACATTTCAATCTTTCTTAATTATGCTTCATACCTGAGCTGCAATTCCAATCCTGCCTTCGTTCAGCATTCCAATGGCGTACTTGTAGCCGTGACCGACTTGGCCCAAAATGTTCTTCTCCGGCACCTGTGGTCCAGCAAAGCGTGCACTTTAGTACGAGTCCCATAAATAGTGCGTTTCATGACGGTGTCAAGTCGCACCTTGACGTTGTCAAAGTTGAGCGGACACGTGGAAGAGGCGCGCAGTCCCAGCTTGTTCTCCTTCTTGCCCACCTCCAGGCCCTCCGCCTCCTTGTCCACCAGGAAGCAGGTGATGCCTCTGTAGCCCTGTAAATGCCAAGGGACTGGGATTGTGTTACAACGCTCGAACGCCACATCGCCGACGCGGGGGCGCGACTCACAGCTGCGGGGTCCACATTAGCCATCACCAGGAATACTCCGGCGTTCTCCGCGTTGCTGATCCACATCTTGGACCCGTTGATGACGTAATAGTCCTTGTGTTTTTCCGCACGCGTCTTCAGGGCGAAGGCGTCGCTGCCCGACTCGGCCTCAGACAGGCAAAAGCTGCCAATCTGTGAGCGATAGAGAGTCAGCATTTCGGCATAAGAAGAGACcaaaagaccattactaggaaatggatatcccaggagagcccaactttgaagcaatggatggaaacaacaacggacatatataaaatggagaagataactccatccattttctaccgcttattcccttcggggtcgctggagcctatctcagctacaatcgggcggaagg
Protein-coding regions in this window:
- the acadsb gene encoding short/branched chain specific acyl-CoA dehydrogenase, mitochondrial, encoding MAAGLTRTLSKSCRQIARSWGHCQGAWRSTSTKSALDPVQAAGVGSFPPLQSYSEEESMMRESVRKYAQERIAPFVAKMDEQSMMDGEVIKSLFEQGLMGIEIDADYGGTGSTFFSSILVIEELAKVDASVAVLCDIQNTLINTLLVQLGTPAQKEKYLSRLSTDMIGSFCLSEAESGSDAFALKTRAEKHKDYYVINGSKMWISNAENAGVFLVMANVDPAAGYRGITCFLVDKEAEGLEVGKKENKLGLRASSTCPLNFDNVKVPEKNILGQVGHGYKYAIGMLNEGRIGIAAQMLGVAQGCFDHTIPYTRQRMQFGKRIFDFQGMQHQISHVATQIEAARLLTYNAARLKEAGRPFIKEACMAKYFTAEVATLTTSKCIEWMGGVGFTKDYPIEKYYRDCKIGTIYEGTTNIQLSTMAKFIDKEFDN